One window from the genome of Gadus morhua chromosome 16, gadMor3.0, whole genome shotgun sequence encodes:
- the nars2 gene encoding asparaginyl-tRNA synthetase isoform X2, with the protein MRCRTNVFSSMMRIRSAASAAIHSHFTERGFIQIHTPVITSNDCEGAGELFQVEPSGQTTEPDKNFFSVPAFLTVSGQLHLEVMSGAFSRVYTFGPTFRAENSQSRRHLAEFYMVEAELAFTQSLEDLTKVMEDLFRSVTEQVLDRCSEDVDLFHQRVSPGHRAVVEAMLKESFTVISYTEAIDILNRSSHNFVFPTTWGCDLQTEHEKFLVKHCGNLPVFVTDYPYDLKPFYARDNLDHPLHTAAAVDLLVPGVGELCGGSLREDRLDLLTARLAQAGMEDTYDWYLDLRRFGSAPHGGFGMGFERYLQCILGVDNIKDVIPFPRFSHSCQL; encoded by the exons ATGAGATGCAGGACCAACGTCTTCAGCTCCATGATGAGAATAAGAAGCGCAGCCTCTGCGGCCATCCACTCCCACTTCACG GAAAGAGGCTTTATCCAGATTCACACTCCGGTGATCACCTCCAATGACTGTGAAGGAGCAGGAGAACTCTTCCAGGTGGAG CCCTCAGGCCAGACAACTGAACCAGACAAGAACTTCTTCTCAGTTCCTGCCTTCCTGACCGTATCTGGTCAACTGCATCTAGAGGTCATGTCAGG ggCATTCTCCCGTGTCTACACGTTCGGACCGACCTTCCGAGCCGAGAACTCCCAGAGCCGGCGCCACCTAGCTGAGTTCTACATGGTGGAGGCCGAGCTGGCCTTCACACAGTCCCTGGAAGACCTCACCAAG GTGATGGAGGACTTGTTCCGCAGTGTTACGGAGCAGGTCTTGGACCGGTGTTCTGAAGACGTGGATCTGTTTCACCAGCGGGTCTCACCCGGGCACAGG GCCGTAGTGGAGGCCATGCTGAAGGAGAGCTTCACTGT GATCAGCTACACAGAAGCCATTGACATCCTCAACCGATCCTCACACAATTTCGTCTTTCCAACAACT tGGGGCTGTGACCTCCAGACGGAGCATGAGAAGTTCCTGGTGAAGCACTGCGGAAACCTCCCCGTCTTCGTCACGGACTACCCCTACGACCTGAAGCCCTTCTACGCAAGGGACAACCTGGACCACCCGCTTCATACG GCGGCTGCGGTCGACCTGCTGGTCCCAGGGGTCGGGGAGCTCTGCGGGGGGTCGCTGAGAGAGGACCGACTCGACCTGCTGACCGCACGCCTGGCCCA GGCTGGCATGGAGGACACGTATGActg GTATTTAGACCTCCGGCGCTTCGGTTCTGCCCCTCACGGGGGCTTCGGGATGGGGTTCGAGAGATACCTGCAGTGCATCCTGGGAGTTGACAACATTAAAGATGTCATTCCTTTCCCCAGATTCTCCCATTCTTGTCaactgtaa
- the nars2 gene encoding asparaginyl-tRNA synthetase isoform X1 has product MFNAAIKAVDVVLNVSLSRRTVLCSIRHYCKKSSKKLRVSEALEGSDVGSNITVEGWVRSVRSQKDHLFVHVNDGSCLQPLQIVASSELNDALLTFGSAVEVTGCLKQSPSRKQPVELLADQINVVGGCDTLEFPFKIKERHGLDYVRQYPHMRCRTNVFSSMMRIRSAASAAIHSHFTERGFIQIHTPVITSNDCEGAGELFQVEPSGQTTEPDKNFFSVPAFLTVSGQLHLEVMSGAFSRVYTFGPTFRAENSQSRRHLAEFYMVEAELAFTQSLEDLTKVMEDLFRSVTEQVLDRCSEDVDLFHQRVSPGHRAVVEAMLKESFTVISYTEAIDILNRSSHNFVFPTTWGCDLQTEHEKFLVKHCGNLPVFVTDYPYDLKPFYARDNLDHPLHTAAAVDLLVPGVGELCGGSLREDRLDLLTARLAQAGMEDTYDWYLDLRRFGSAPHGGFGMGFERYLQCILGVDNIKDVIPFPRFSHSCQL; this is encoded by the exons ATGTTTAACGCCGCTATTAAAGCAGTAGATGTTGTGTTGAATGTGTCCTTATCTCGGAGGACAGTTTTATGTAGTATTCGGCATTACTGCAAGAAGTCATCAAAGAAGCTCAGAGTATCAGAGGCACTTGAAGGGTCAGATGTGGGATCCAACATCACAGTAGAG GGTTGGGTTCGGTCCGTCAGGTCTCAAAAGGACCacttgtttgtgcatgtgaacGATGGAAGCTGTCTGCAGCCACTGCAGATAGTCGCCAGCTCTGAGCTCAAtgatgc CCTGCTTACGTTTGGGAGTGCTGTTGAAGTCACCGGTTGTCTGAAGCAAAGCCCAAGCAGGAAGCAGCCAGTGGAGTTGCTGGCCGACCAAATCAATGTAGTTGGAGGATGTGACACTCTG gaattTCCGTTTAAAATCAAAGAGAGACATGGCCTTGACTATGTCCGCCAATATCCTCACATGAGATGCAGGACCAACGTCTTCAGCTCCATGATGAGAATAAGAAGCGCAGCCTCTGCGGCCATCCACTCCCACTTCACG GAAAGAGGCTTTATCCAGATTCACACTCCGGTGATCACCTCCAATGACTGTGAAGGAGCAGGAGAACTCTTCCAGGTGGAG CCCTCAGGCCAGACAACTGAACCAGACAAGAACTTCTTCTCAGTTCCTGCCTTCCTGACCGTATCTGGTCAACTGCATCTAGAGGTCATGTCAGG ggCATTCTCCCGTGTCTACACGTTCGGACCGACCTTCCGAGCCGAGAACTCCCAGAGCCGGCGCCACCTAGCTGAGTTCTACATGGTGGAGGCCGAGCTGGCCTTCACACAGTCCCTGGAAGACCTCACCAAG GTGATGGAGGACTTGTTCCGCAGTGTTACGGAGCAGGTCTTGGACCGGTGTTCTGAAGACGTGGATCTGTTTCACCAGCGGGTCTCACCCGGGCACAGG GCCGTAGTGGAGGCCATGCTGAAGGAGAGCTTCACTGT GATCAGCTACACAGAAGCCATTGACATCCTCAACCGATCCTCACACAATTTCGTCTTTCCAACAACT tGGGGCTGTGACCTCCAGACGGAGCATGAGAAGTTCCTGGTGAAGCACTGCGGAAACCTCCCCGTCTTCGTCACGGACTACCCCTACGACCTGAAGCCCTTCTACGCAAGGGACAACCTGGACCACCCGCTTCATACG GCGGCTGCGGTCGACCTGCTGGTCCCAGGGGTCGGGGAGCTCTGCGGGGGGTCGCTGAGAGAGGACCGACTCGACCTGCTGACCGCACGCCTGGCCCA GGCTGGCATGGAGGACACGTATGActg GTATTTAGACCTCCGGCGCTTCGGTTCTGCCCCTCACGGGGGCTTCGGGATGGGGTTCGAGAGATACCTGCAGTGCATCCTGGGAGTTGACAACATTAAAGATGTCATTCCTTTCCCCAGATTCTCCCATTCTTGTCaactgtaa